From the Desulfovibrio sp. JY genome, one window contains:
- the nadA gene encoding quinolinate synthase NadA, translating to MNPSLAERITAIRRSRGESLAILAHHYQRDAVVAHADILGDSLELSRKVAGLTARDIVFCGVFFMAETAAMLAKEGQRVLIPAPDAACVMSEMAPASLVATVLDRLSAAGRDVLPLTYVNSSAAVKAVVGARGGSVCTSANAGKMLRWALDQGRGVLFLPDKMLGQNTCDALGVAPELRHILDIRGGGAHLDLQAAGEAEVLLWPGQCVIHSRFKARDIAAVRKAHPGVKVVVHPECAPETVQAADAAGSTSFIIKYVAEAPQGAEIVIGTEINLVSRLARRYQGEKTIRPLCVSSCSNMAKGTEENLLALLEGLDAAAPVTVSDDVRVPATAAVTRMLEVSA from the coding sequence ATGAACCCTTCCCTTGCCGAGCGGATTACGGCGATTCGCCGCAGCCGGGGCGAGTCCCTGGCCATCCTGGCCCACCACTACCAGCGCGACGCGGTGGTGGCCCATGCCGACATCCTGGGCGACTCCCTCGAACTTTCCCGCAAGGTGGCCGGACTCACCGCCCGGGACATCGTCTTTTGCGGCGTGTTTTTCATGGCCGAAACCGCGGCCATGCTGGCCAAAGAGGGCCAGCGCGTGCTCATCCCGGCCCCGGACGCCGCCTGCGTCATGTCCGAGATGGCCCCGGCGTCGCTGGTGGCCACGGTGCTCGACCGCCTAAGCGCCGCCGGCCGCGACGTGCTGCCGCTCACCTACGTCAACTCCTCGGCCGCGGTGAAGGCGGTCGTCGGCGCGCGCGGCGGGTCGGTGTGCACCTCGGCCAATGCCGGGAAAATGCTGCGCTGGGCGCTGGACCAGGGCCGGGGCGTGCTTTTCCTGCCGGACAAGATGCTCGGACAAAATACCTGCGACGCCCTGGGCGTGGCTCCCGAACTCCGGCATATTCTCGATATCCGGGGCGGCGGCGCGCACCTGGATTTACAGGCGGCCGGGGAGGCCGAAGTCCTTTTGTGGCCCGGGCAGTGCGTGATCCATTCGCGGTTCAAGGCCCGGGACATCGCCGCCGTGCGCAAGGCGCACCCCGGAGTCAAGGTGGTGGTCCATCCCGAGTGCGCCCCGGAAACCGTGCAGGCCGCCGACGCCGCCGGTTCCACCTCCTTTATCATCAAATACGTGGCCGAGGCTCCCCAGGGCGCGGAGATCGTCATCGGCACGGAGATCAATCTGGTGTCCCGGCTGGCCCGGCGCTACCAGGGCGAAAAGACGATTCGCCCCCTTTGCGTCTCGAGTTGTTCGAACATGGCCAAGGGGACCGAGGAAAACCTGCTCGCCCTGCTTGAAGGGCTGGACGCGGCCGCGCCTGTGACCGTTTCGGATGACGTCCGCGTGCCGGCCACCGCCGCCGTGACGCGAATGCTCGAAGTTTCGGCCTGA
- a CDS encoding rod shape-determining protein → MFFSKIFNFLGKDLAMDLGTANTLLYTANEGIVLNEPSVVAIDIRSGELLAVGAEAKEYLGRTPDRIRTIRPMKDGVIADFEVTRAMIAYFVRKVIKGMRFAKPKIVICVPTGITQVEKRAVIESAQMAGAREVKLVEEPMAAAIGAGLPIEKPTGNMVVDIGGGTTEVAVVSLSAIAYAESVRVAGDELNETIQRFIQDEFQILIGENMAEEIKITIGSAMPQPEPLSMEVAGKSLIDGTPATVTVTDEHVREAIREPVNIIVNAVMKALEKTPPELVTDISRNGLLLAGGGALLKGLDARISQVSNLSVMLDDAPLTTVVRGTGRAMEDRLRYRDVFIN, encoded by the coding sequence ATGTTTTTTAGCAAAATTTTCAATTTTCTCGGGAAAGACCTGGCCATGGACCTGGGGACGGCCAATACCCTCCTCTATACGGCCAACGAGGGCATTGTTTTAAACGAGCCCTCGGTGGTGGCCATCGACATCCGTAGCGGCGAACTGCTGGCCGTCGGTGCCGAAGCCAAGGAGTACCTGGGCCGCACCCCGGACCGCATCCGGACCATCCGACCCATGAAGGACGGCGTCATCGCCGACTTCGAGGTGACCCGGGCCATGATCGCCTACTTCGTCCGCAAGGTGATCAAGGGGATGCGCTTCGCCAAGCCCAAAATCGTCATCTGCGTGCCCACGGGCATCACCCAGGTGGAGAAGCGGGCGGTGATCGAGTCGGCCCAGATGGCCGGAGCCCGCGAGGTCAAGCTGGTGGAAGAACCCATGGCCGCCGCCATCGGAGCCGGGCTGCCCATCGAGAAGCCCACGGGCAACATGGTCGTGGATATCGGCGGCGGCACCACCGAAGTGGCCGTGGTCTCCCTTTCCGCCATCGCCTACGCCGAATCGGTACGCGTGGCCGGCGACGAGCTCAACGAGACCATTCAGCGTTTCATCCAGGACGAATTTCAGATCCTCATCGGCGAAAATATGGCCGAGGAGATCAAGATCACCATCGGCTCCGCCATGCCCCAGCCCGAGCCTCTGTCCATGGAAGTGGCCGGCAAGTCGCTGATCGACGGCACGCCCGCCACGGTCACCGTCACCGACGAGCATGTGCGCGAGGCCATCCGCGAGCCCGTCAACATCATCGTCAACGCGGTGATGAAGGCCCTGGAGAAGACTCCGCCCGAACTGGTCACGGACATTTCCCGAAACGGCCTGCTTTTGGCCGGCGGCGGGGCGCTCTTGAAAGGACTCGATGCCCGCATCAGCCAGGTGAGCAACCTGTCGGTGATGCTCGACGACGCGCCGCTGACCACGGTCGTGCGCGGCACGGGCCGGGCCATGGAAGACCGGCTGCGCTACCGGGACGTGTTCATCAACTAA
- a CDS encoding GAF domain-containing protein, protein MDAPFYDQLLAIVGNVFDAYSAVLFLPGPSGEECRIQAFFSLSDNLDREAAVAPGMGLVGWILREGKPLLISNFDQRRGVLGYYRGGEEERIRAFMGYPVAATGGALCLDSRKTYTFGDKDLKILSQFANLAGYHLAKSREVETSLGEHRFYQCLRLIATLHKSHPKWTAFRSGLLELLASTTGYRYCILTVRDESGRSYFLEGANESPFPGGRDAARRFPVGQGLVGWVFKNQTPVFSGDGDEAGAARLPLFGLDAPGGDYKSVLCLPIRFSKKTRGVLTLADPRPLPVTEELKAFVAMVAENLALFLENLHLRARVDQPSA, encoded by the coding sequence ATGGACGCACCGTTTTACGACCAGCTCCTGGCCATTGTCGGCAACGTCTTCGACGCTTATTCGGCCGTGCTGTTTCTGCCCGGTCCGAGCGGCGAGGAGTGCCGCATCCAGGCCTTCTTCAGCCTCAGCGACAACCTTGATCGCGAGGCGGCGGTCGCGCCGGGCATGGGGCTGGTGGGCTGGATCTTGCGCGAAGGCAAGCCGCTTCTCATCAGCAATTTCGACCAGCGCCGGGGGGTACTCGGCTATTACCGGGGCGGGGAAGAGGAGCGCATCCGGGCTTTTATGGGCTATCCCGTGGCCGCAACCGGCGGAGCGCTTTGCCTGGACAGCCGCAAGACCTACACCTTCGGCGACAAAGACCTCAAAATTCTCTCCCAGTTCGCCAACCTGGCCGGCTATCATCTGGCCAAATCCCGCGAGGTGGAAACGAGTCTCGGCGAGCACCGTTTCTACCAATGCCTGCGCCTTATCGCCACCTTGCACAAAAGCCATCCCAAATGGACGGCCTTTCGTTCCGGGCTGTTGGAACTTTTGGCCAGCACCACGGGCTACCGCTACTGCATCCTGACCGTGCGCGACGAATCCGGGCGCTCGTATTTTCTGGAAGGGGCCAATGAAAGCCCGTTTCCCGGCGGGCGCGACGCGGCCAGGCGATTCCCGGTGGGGCAGGGGCTGGTGGGCTGGGTTTTCAAGAACCAGACTCCGGTTTTTTCCGGCGACGGCGACGAGGCCGGCGCGGCGCGGCTGCCGCTTTTCGGCCTGGACGCCCCGGGCGGGGATTACAAAAGCGTGCTGTGTCTGCCCATCCGTTTTTCCAAGAAGACCCGGGGGGTCCTCACCCTGGCCGACCCGCGTCCCCTGCCCGTCACCGAGGAACTCAAGGCCTTCGTGGCCATGGTGGCGGAAAATCTTGCCCTTTTTCTGGAGAATCTGCATCTGCGCGCCCGTGTTGATCAGCCTTCGGCATAG
- the nadC gene encoding carboxylating nicotinate-nucleotide diphosphorylase, with protein sequence MTDSRFEAFFAGPARQFLVRAIDLALEEDGEDRTSMAVFAPDDRLRATIVAKEDTLVAGLPILPLVLDRMGQTARCQTDLKVADGDKVPDRTVVAVIDGPAVTLLKAERVMLNFLCHLSGIANMVARGVAALAGSRTRLLDTRKTLPGLRYPEKYAVVVGGGVNHRLDLAAMIMLKDNHVDRAGGIPQAMAAVRRAYKDDPAAMPPVEIECRNLDEVKQAVVERPARLMLDNMGPDVMRQALKLVPAGIETEVSGGVDLSALAAIGALGADFVSVGRITHSAPSADFSMLL encoded by the coding sequence ATGACAGATTCCCGATTCGAGGCGTTTTTCGCCGGCCCGGCCCGGCAGTTCCTGGTGCGCGCCATCGACCTCGCCCTGGAGGAAGACGGAGAAGACCGCACGTCCATGGCCGTTTTCGCCCCCGACGACCGTCTGCGCGCCACCATTGTGGCCAAGGAGGATACGCTGGTCGCCGGCCTGCCCATCCTGCCCCTGGTCCTCGACCGCATGGGGCAGACGGCCCGCTGCCAGACCGACCTCAAGGTCGCCGACGGGGACAAGGTTCCGGATCGCACCGTGGTCGCGGTCATCGACGGCCCAGCCGTGACCTTGCTCAAGGCCGAGCGGGTCATGCTCAATTTTCTGTGCCACCTCTCGGGCATCGCCAACATGGTGGCCAGGGGCGTGGCCGCCCTGGCCGGCAGCAGGACGCGGCTGCTCGACACCCGCAAGACCCTGCCCGGGCTGCGCTATCCAGAGAAATACGCCGTCGTGGTCGGCGGCGGGGTCAACCATCGCCTGGATCTGGCCGCCATGATCATGCTCAAGGACAACCACGTCGACCGGGCCGGCGGCATCCCGCAGGCCATGGCCGCCGTGCGTCGCGCCTACAAGGACGATCCGGCCGCCATGCCGCCGGTGGAAATCGAGTGCCGCAACCTGGACGAGGTGAAGCAGGCCGTGGTCGAGCGGCCGGCGCGGCTCATGCTCGACAACATGGGCCCGGACGTCATGCGCCAGGCCTTGAAGCTCGTCCCGGCCGGCATCGAAACCGAGGTCAGCGGCGGGGTGGACCTTTCCGCCCTGGCCGCCATCGGCGCGCTCGGCGCGGATTTCGTGTCCGTGGGGCGCATCACCCATTCCGCCCCAAGCGCCGATTTCAGCATGCTGCTGTAA
- a CDS encoding PilZ domain-containing protein — MGEDKRRRSRVCAHFDAYVYIDGEKIPVSTENISMKGALFRPEPRLAEGRECTLVFSLAKDIKVRLKGQIVRANDEGLAIDFESMDENAFFHLRNMVRYSADDADKIDEELQVPAFEPGRDGDDR, encoded by the coding sequence ATGGGAGAGGACAAACGCCGGCGCAGCCGGGTCTGCGCCCACTTCGACGCCTACGTCTACATAGACGGCGAAAAAATACCGGTCAGCACCGAGAACATCAGCATGAAAGGCGCCCTGTTCCGTCCGGAGCCCCGGCTGGCCGAAGGACGCGAGTGCACCCTCGTCTTCAGTCTGGCCAAGGACATCAAGGTCCGGCTCAAAGGCCAGATCGTACGCGCCAACGACGAGGGGCTGGCCATCGATTTCGAGAGCATGGACGAAAACGCCTTTTTCCATCTGCGCAACATGGTGCGCTACTCGGCCGACGACGCGGACAAGATCGACGAGGAACTGCAGGTTCCGGCCTTCGAGCCTGGGCGCGACGGAGACGACCGATGA
- a CDS encoding tetratricopeptide repeat protein, which produces MRPLRLLAAVCAVAALAVTLPQAVPAGGLDQAKAGLNALAKGNYSKAITNLTEAIDSNELPEEKAYLFYTARGNARKADGDTLAAIEDYSAALQKNPHYAPAAFNRGNAQFALRHYDKAIADYSLALDIDVANAKALNNRGAAWFKKGNLQSALANYTLAIAINGDDPDIYLNRGKVYEAMGEPEKAREDFLQVKKIDPSAKTPLD; this is translated from the coding sequence ATGCGCCCACTCCGTCTGCTCGCCGCCGTCTGTGCCGTGGCCGCCCTGGCCGTCACCCTGCCGCAAGCGGTCCCGGCCGGCGGCCTGGACCAGGCCAAAGCGGGGCTTAACGCCCTGGCAAAAGGCAATTACTCCAAAGCGATAACCAACCTGACCGAAGCCATCGATTCCAACGAGTTGCCCGAGGAGAAAGCCTACCTGTTCTATACGGCCCGGGGAAATGCCCGCAAGGCCGACGGTGACACGCTTGCGGCCATCGAGGACTATTCCGCCGCGCTCCAAAAAAATCCTCACTACGCGCCGGCGGCCTTCAACCGGGGCAACGCCCAGTTCGCCCTGCGCCATTACGACAAGGCCATCGCGGATTATTCCCTGGCCCTGGACATCGACGTGGCCAACGCCAAGGCGCTCAACAACCGGGGCGCGGCCTGGTTCAAAAAGGGCAATCTGCAAAGCGCCCTGGCCAACTATACCCTGGCCATCGCCATCAACGGCGACGACCCGGATATCTATCTCAACCGGGGCAAGGTCTACGAGGCCATGGGGGAACCGGAAAAAGCCCGCGAGGACTTTCTCCAGGTCAAAAAGATCGATCCTTCGGCCAAGACGCCCCTCGATTGA
- the nadB gene encoding L-aspartate oxidase, which yields MVYRMHANALVVGSGVAGLTAALTLADAGLEVILLTSGDDLDDGNSALAQGGIVFRGEEDSPQLLERDMLTCGWRHNYPRAVKYLAKRGPQVVQELLIDRLQLPFDRKGEGGGYHLGKEGGHSVARILHMADRTGRAIMEGLMAAVKANPAIKVLARRTAVDLLTSHHHATLLEFKYQLLNQCLGAYVLNEVSGQVETILADYTVLATGGCGRLFLHTSNTRSSIGSALAMASRAFAKVMNVEYVQFHPTTLFHRAERRLLVTEALRGEGARLVNDKGEPFMQRYDPRADLAPRDIVTRAILAEMLKTDHDCVYLDVASYVKGLETHFPTVYKGCLQLGIDITKQPIPVVPAAHYFCGGVLTDNAGRTTLERLYAAGECGCTGIHGANRLASTSLLECLLWGYSVGHDIGKRAGHKTSLGRRLVDSIPDWVSPGSNRNEDPALIAQDWATIRNTMWNYVGINRSSSRLKRAFEDLRELNKHIHDFYRETPLSKAIVDLFHGCQAAYTITIAAMQNRRSLGCHYRID from the coding sequence ATGGTCTACCGTATGCACGCCAATGCCCTGGTCGTCGGATCAGGGGTGGCCGGACTCACGGCGGCGCTGACGCTGGCCGACGCCGGCCTGGAAGTGATTCTGCTGACGTCGGGGGACGACCTCGACGACGGCAACAGCGCCCTGGCCCAGGGCGGTATCGTCTTTCGCGGGGAGGAGGATTCGCCCCAGCTTCTGGAACGCGACATGCTGACCTGCGGCTGGCGGCACAACTACCCGCGCGCCGTCAAATACCTGGCCAAACGCGGTCCGCAGGTGGTCCAGGAACTGCTCATCGACCGCTTGCAGCTGCCGTTCGACCGCAAGGGCGAGGGCGGCGGTTACCATCTGGGCAAGGAAGGCGGCCATAGCGTGGCCCGTATCCTCCACATGGCCGACCGCACCGGCCGGGCCATCATGGAAGGGCTCATGGCGGCGGTGAAGGCCAATCCGGCCATCAAGGTCCTGGCCCGGCGCACGGCCGTGGACCTGCTCACCTCCCACCACCACGCCACGCTTCTGGAATTCAAGTACCAGCTGCTCAACCAGTGCCTGGGGGCCTACGTCCTAAACGAGGTCTCGGGGCAGGTGGAAACCATCCTGGCCGACTACACGGTTTTGGCCACCGGCGGTTGCGGCCGGCTTTTCCTGCATACCTCCAACACTCGGTCCTCCATAGGTTCGGCTCTGGCCATGGCCTCGCGCGCCTTCGCCAAGGTCATGAACGTGGAGTACGTCCAGTTCCATCCGACCACGCTTTTCCATCGGGCGGAACGCCGGCTGCTGGTCACCGAGGCCCTTCGCGGCGAAGGGGCGCGGCTCGTCAACGACAAGGGCGAGCCCTTCATGCAGCGCTACGACCCGAGGGCGGACCTGGCCCCGCGCGACATCGTGACCCGGGCCATCCTGGCCGAGATGCTCAAAACCGACCACGATTGCGTCTATCTGGACGTGGCCAGCTACGTCAAAGGCCTGGAGACGCACTTCCCCACCGTGTACAAGGGCTGCCTCCAGCTCGGCATCGACATCACCAAGCAGCCCATTCCCGTCGTACCGGCCGCCCACTACTTCTGCGGCGGCGTGCTAACCGACAATGCCGGCCGCACCACCCTGGAACGGCTCTACGCCGCCGGCGAATGCGGCTGCACCGGCATCCACGGGGCCAACCGGCTGGCCAGCACCTCGCTGCTCGAGTGCCTGCTGTGGGGCTACAGCGTCGGCCACGACATCGGCAAGCGGGCCGGACACAAGACGTCGCTCGGCCGCCGGCTGGTGGACAGCATCCCGGACTGGGTCAGCCCCGGCTCCAACCGCAACGAGGACCCGGCGCTCATTGCCCAGGACTGGGCCACCATCCGCAACACCATGTGGAACTACGTGGGCATCAACCGGTCGAGCTCACGGCTCAAGCGGGCCTTTGAGGACCTGCGCGAACTCAACAAGCACATCCACGACTTCTACCGCGAAACGCCCCTGTCCAAAGCCATCGTGGACCTCTTCCACGGCTGCCAGGCCGCCTACACCATCACCATCGCGGCCATGCAAAATCGCCGTTCCCTGGGCTGCCACTACCGTATCGATTAG
- a CDS encoding 16S rRNA (uracil(1498)-N(3))-methyltransferase yields MGRPDAFYIPPEAFGEPYVLTGGEAAHCAKVLRKKTGEIIRAFDGEGHEGLFRITTVSRDRVDLEVQSLAEVPLPATRLFLAAGFSRSTRRDFFLEKAVELGAAGIRFWQAAHSQGRMPDAPKDSWNATLVAAAKQCGAARLPELDVVPGGAAGLVAACSHRFDRRYLLWEAPGLDRRIRLDDVGAPGEALFVLGPEGGLTDAEARTFQDAGYAPVSLGERVLRFETAALAVLALGLAAPPLPAPSQG; encoded by the coding sequence ATGGGCAGACCCGACGCATTTTACATTCCCCCCGAGGCCTTCGGGGAACCCTACGTCCTGACCGGCGGAGAGGCGGCGCATTGCGCCAAAGTGCTGCGCAAGAAAACCGGGGAAATCATCCGGGCCTTCGACGGCGAAGGGCATGAGGGCCTTTTTCGCATCACCACCGTGTCCCGGGACCGCGTCGATCTGGAAGTGCAGTCCCTGGCCGAAGTGCCTCTTCCGGCGACGCGTCTTTTCCTCGCCGCCGGATTTTCCCGCTCCACCCGGCGTGATTTCTTCCTGGAAAAAGCCGTGGAACTGGGCGCGGCCGGCATCCGTTTCTGGCAGGCCGCCCACAGCCAGGGCCGCATGCCGGATGCCCCCAAGGACTCCTGGAACGCGACGCTCGTTGCCGCAGCCAAACAGTGCGGCGCGGCCCGGTTGCCCGAACTGGACGTGGTCCCGGGCGGCGCCGCCGGCCTCGTGGCCGCTTGTTCCCACCGCTTCGACCGCCGCTATCTCCTGTGGGAAGCGCCGGGACTCGATCGCCGTATCCGTCTGGACGACGTCGGCGCGCCGGGCGAGGCTCTCTTCGTGCTCGGGCCCGAAGGCGGGCTTACGGACGCCGAAGCCCGGACCTTCCAGGACGCCGGCTACGCGCCCGTAAGCCTTGGCGAGCGAGTACTGCGCTTTGAGACGGCAGCCCTGGCCGTCCTGGCCCTGGGGCTGGCCGCCCCCCCGCTCCCCGCCCCATCCCAGGGTTGA
- a CDS encoding NUDIX domain-containing protein: protein MAKKKSPAPAPELVDIVDARDRPLLVMSKAEAHRQSLFHRSVMVLVYNAQGKLYLQKRGANKDLYPGRFDLSATGHVRAGEARRDAALRELYEELGLRAKTLTVIDTLPASQETANEFVTLYSAGRITETPRPNPEEVAGGMFVDAGELAALTRSYRDMLTPAVVRFFEEKALFSPTE from the coding sequence ATGGCGAAAAAAAAATCCCCCGCTCCCGCGCCCGAACTCGTGGACATCGTGGACGCCCGCGACCGCCCACTGCTCGTCATGTCCAAGGCCGAGGCGCACCGCCAATCGCTTTTTCACCGCTCGGTGATGGTGCTCGTCTACAACGCCCAAGGCAAGCTCTACCTGCAAAAACGCGGGGCCAACAAGGACCTCTATCCCGGCCGGTTCGACCTTTCGGCCACAGGGCACGTCCGGGCCGGGGAAGCCCGCCGCGACGCCGCCCTCAGGGAACTCTACGAAGAGCTCGGGCTGCGGGCCAAGACGCTCACCGTGATCGACACCCTCCCGGCATCCCAGGAAACGGCCAACGAATTCGTGACGCTCTATTCCGCCGGCCGCATCACGGAAACGCCCCGCCCCAATCCCGAGGAGGTCGCGGGCGGCATGTTCGTGGACGCCGGAGAACTGGCCGCCCTGACCCGCAGCTACCGCGATATGCTCACCCCGGCCGTGGTGCGCTTTTTCGAGGAAAAAGCCCTGTTCAGCCCGACAGAGTAG
- a CDS encoding inositol monophosphatase encodes MDLDIAEILAPMRAAVAAAGERIRADFADPADVRHKGRIDLVTATDLAVEAMLKERLAGILPEASFLAEETASAADVSGLTWIIDPVDGTTNFAHGFPFVCTSVALYDGPTALAGCVNAPILGQFFWAGRGLGAYCNDKRIHVSGIADPIEALVATGFPYAIRENLDEIMADLRRMLAETQGIRRPGSAALDLAYVACGRVDAFYEMALNPWDVAAGALLVTEAGGTIGSYRPSRPYSLGDFRILASNTRLHDAMRTLLGE; translated from the coding sequence ATGGACCTGGATATCGCGGAAATTCTCGCTCCCATGCGCGCGGCCGTGGCCGCGGCCGGGGAACGCATCCGGGCCGATTTCGCCGATCCGGCCGATGTGCGCCACAAGGGCCGCATCGATCTGGTCACGGCCACGGATCTGGCCGTGGAGGCCATGCTCAAGGAACGCCTGGCGGGCATCCTTCCGGAGGCGTCCTTTCTGGCCGAGGAGACGGCATCCGCGGCCGACGTGTCGGGGCTGACCTGGATCATCGACCCAGTGGACGGCACCACCAACTTCGCTCACGGATTTCCCTTTGTCTGCACGTCCGTGGCGCTCTACGACGGCCCGACCGCCCTGGCCGGCTGCGTGAACGCTCCCATCCTGGGCCAATTCTTCTGGGCCGGGCGGGGACTTGGCGCCTACTGCAACGACAAGCGCATCCATGTTTCCGGCATTGCCGACCCCATAGAGGCCTTGGTCGCCACCGGCTTTCCCTACGCCATCCGCGAGAACCTCGACGAAATCATGGCCGATTTGCGCCGCATGCTGGCCGAGACCCAGGGCATCCGCCGGCCCGGTTCGGCCGCGTTGGACCTCGCCTACGTGGCCTGCGGTCGGGTCGACGCCTTCTACGAAATGGCGCTCAATCCCTGGGACGTGGCCGCCGGAGCACTGCTCGTGACCGAGGCCGGCGGCACGATCGGCTCCTACCGGCCGTCCCGCCCTTACTCCCTGGGCGATTTCCGCATCCTGGCCAGCAACACCCGCCTGCACGACGCCATGCGCACACTGTTGGGTGAGTAG
- the gcvT gene encoding glycine cleavage system aminomethyltransferase GcvT, protein MQHLVKTPLSDWNHDHGAKMVPFAGFDMPVQYASILAEHEQTRQKAAVFDICHMGEFYLSGQGAAAALGLAVTHDLETLAPGKCRYGFLLNDAGGVVDDLIIYCLDADSYMLVVNGARIDVDFETVKSRLPAGLTFTDASAETAKIDLQGPLAFDVLKDRVPGDFSGLKYFNFAWTDFEGQKLMVSRTGYTGELGYELFLPAGKAVALWEALLADPRVAPAGLGARDTLRLEMGYPLYGQDLDEDHTPAEAGYGWLLTSPAEYAGKKGAGTLRQKLIALEIPGRRSARHGDAVMDKAGKTVGVVTSASFAPSLSHAIALAYVAADAAEAKSFTIAAARAELPAIRHALPFYKSGTARKSVAG, encoded by the coding sequence GTGCAACATCTCGTAAAAACACCCCTTTCGGACTGGAACCACGACCATGGGGCCAAGATGGTTCCCTTCGCCGGCTTCGACATGCCCGTGCAGTACGCCTCCATCCTGGCCGAGCACGAGCAGACCCGCCAAAAAGCCGCTGTTTTCGACATCTGCCACATGGGCGAATTCTACCTCTCCGGCCAGGGCGCGGCGGCGGCCCTTGGGTTGGCCGTCACCCACGACCTGGAGACCCTGGCCCCGGGCAAATGCCGCTACGGCTTTTTGCTCAACGATGCCGGCGGCGTGGTCGACGACCTCATCATCTATTGCCTGGACGCCGACAGCTACATGCTCGTGGTCAACGGCGCGCGCATCGATGTGGATTTCGAAACCGTCAAATCGCGGTTGCCGGCAGGGCTCACCTTCACCGACGCCTCGGCCGAAACGGCCAAGATCGACCTGCAGGGACCGCTGGCCTTCGATGTGCTCAAGGACCGCGTGCCGGGCGATTTTTCGGGACTCAAATACTTCAACTTCGCCTGGACGGACTTCGAGGGACAAAAGCTCATGGTCAGCCGCACCGGCTACACGGGCGAACTCGGCTACGAACTGTTTCTGCCGGCCGGCAAGGCCGTGGCACTGTGGGAGGCGCTTTTGGCCGATCCCCGGGTGGCCCCGGCCGGACTCGGCGCGCGCGACACCCTGCGCCTGGAAATGGGCTATCCCCTCTACGGCCAGGATCTCGACGAAGACCATACCCCGGCCGAGGCCGGCTACGGCTGGCTGCTCACCTCCCCCGCCGAGTACGCGGGCAAAAAGGGGGCGGGGACCCTCCGTCAAAAGCTCATCGCTTTGGAAATCCCCGGACGGCGCAGCGCCCGCCACGGCGACGCGGTTATGGACAAGGCCGGCAAGACCGTGGGCGTGGTAACAAGCGCCTCCTTCGCCCCAAGCCTGTCCCATGCCATCGCCCTGGCCTACGTCGCCGCCGACGCGGCCGAGGCCAAAAGCTTCACGATCGCGGCGGCCCGGGCCGAACTGCCGGCCATTCGCCACGCCCTGCCCTTCTACAAGTCCGGCACCGCCCGCAAGAGCGTGGCGGGGTAG